The Aedes aegypti strain LVP_AGWG chromosome 3, AaegL5.0 Primary Assembly, whole genome shotgun sequence genome contains a region encoding:
- the LOC5572850 gene encoding uncharacterized protein LOC5572850: MIPGVDSHYSERYLLPYLLCRARAKQHRCSVGRHILKSKYFDDIYCEVESQERCLLYLFDIKQHRYKNRRILFNERMDRPTASDFDLKKYFKAYLQLQNRIDKPIKELVVWSTTDLDRKNSSSGDEQFEFRNERSVSDLFEPFEFDIHRHRIESNVTIEKELIKSSHPLYDLAVTIAHLMLQKSVISTKTVPERFYILLLKDVFKDESHFKEEFIQPSKNLCCEAKQFHDLLKLVLSEQFRRRNLKDFHQLWQIEQNPFAELVQLKVLDSRLSQSDISDATWNVDYNVSEADVQQFLSLLVFYGNVPTKKQFEDVLQRYCDNATHNLIEKICERGILLQSIHLDRLIQLMIKVKSDRLKSLDSLKYKADSMINLEKVVLMCDSENVSKRLIIKADGNLQVSADRVAAILEKSSEKFIFLDENDLSKTKLSTLMSLFKTYHMDWLIVVIVNKDCSALEYIKDFDCRVITVVSDVDGFQNQETTIYTDTLNFDSLLDETKERISSTTVQLQGRYIQLGTLLSEQALRTIPMTVLSDWSKDCYQQIVIGESIETSELEPIISQNLQTKNDTSLDPFETDFDSLAILCGLPGMGKSTLLRRLAVNFSKTYDDHIVLLVYLKECVDWIDCSYDLKALILRLMDINSDDNIKIFIIQQMIDDRRIIFLIDGFDEICSRQEENAFYIINWLEHANLQLVLIATRPHKLEILQQHLENSTVYHFSPFTKDNQLQFLQKRLSNFSSNESRINELIKTFKSLFNDESFLDVPLHVQIVASIYENDLVHHPIQQWNAAELLQRFVDKIFEVFADKFFDRFSQAHEIVLQTLKKSFEADHSELAFCLATNQTVDHDNLTELEPYGLLRMDNGAISFINEMFEEFFAAQYIVRHQAKQCYFNEYMVGHFCKAEINRLDSFLEYHISKTDCRQELFGAIASSRNMNLKELRSLRQYKLHSDKIKQWHIFFVECCTLEQQLEYLRRCLAKAEFSTFQVIYESLPDSLVHEICFKVGSTEDNPFVVNLENASECDFVQLLKIFHHEHPNEVVRKIITNFDCNEDDFITTAIKRDYRSVIEQLFCIENNLYEENESDLLQVYLAGRWRQYLKLAAEYRRATLLEHLLGLIANRFHPRVIKDFLISRNIPFVLMETFKGEQMDEQVVTRVLKFMEQHLSDHDLYALLHRIEGEFAKKLNELQNPIISELFQSLWNRRA; encoded by the coding sequence ATGATTCCTGGTGTCGATAGTCATTACTCAGAGCGATATCTTCTTCCATATCTGTTATGCAGAGCCCGTGCCAAACAACATCGCTGTAGTGTGGGACGACATATTTTGAAATCGAAATACTTTGACGATATATACTGTGAGGTTGAGAGCCAAGAGAGATGTTTACTGTACCTTTTCGACATCAAGCAACATCGATACAAGAACAGAAGGATATTGTTCAACGAGCGGATGGATAGACCGACTGCGAGTGAttttgatttgaagaaataCTTCAAGGCGTATCTACAGCTTCAAAATCGAATAGATAAGCCGATAAAGGAGCTGGTAGTTTGGTCAACAACGGATTTGGACAGAAAGAATTCTAGCTCGGGAGATGAACAGTTTGAGTTCAGAAACGAGAGAAGTGTGAGCGATTTGTTTGAACCATTTGAATTTGATATTCATCGGCATCGGATTGAGTCTAACGTCACGATTGAGAAAGAGCTAATCAAATCAAGTCATCCACTGTATGATTTGGCCGTAACGATAGCGCACTTGATGTTGCAGAAATCAGTTATTAGCACGAAGACCGTACCCGAAAGATTCTATATCTTATTATTGAAAGATGTGTTCAAAGACGAAAGTCATTTCAAGGAAGAATTTATACAACCTAGCAAGAATCTCTGCTGCGAAGCAAAACAGTTTCACGATCTATTAAAATTAGTTCTGAGTGAACAATTTCGACGAAGAAACCTGAAGGATTTTCATCAATTGTGGCAAATTGAACAGAATCCCTTTGCAGAGCTAGTTCAACTGAAAGTATTAGATAGTAGATTGAGCCAAAGCGATATCAGCGATGCTACGTGGAATGTGGATTATAATGTTAGCGAAGCGGACGTGCAGCAATTCCTATCGTTATTGGTATTTTACGGAAATGTCCCAACGAAAAAACAATTTGAAGATGTGCTGCAACGGTACTGCGACAACGCAACTCATAATCTGATCGAGAAAATTTGTGAACGGGGTATTCTGCTGCAAAGTATTCATCTAGATCGTCTAATCCAGTTGATGATCAAAGTAAAGTCTGATCGCCTTAAATCGTTAGATAGTTTAAAGTACAAAGCCGACTCGATGATAAATTTGGAAAAAGTGGTGTTAATGTGTGATTCGGAAAATGTGTCTAAAAGGTTAATTATAAAGGCTGATGGCAATCTACAAGTTTCGGCGGATAGAGTTGCAgctattttggaaaaatcatctgaaaaatttatatttttagatGAAAATGATTTGTCGAAAACAAAATTATCGACTTTGATGAGTTTATTCAAAACCTACCATATGGATTGGTTGATAGTCGTTATTGTAAACAAAGATTGCAGTGCTCTCGAATATATCAAAGATTTTGATTGCCGCGTAATAACAGTTGTATCAGACGTCGACGgttttcaaaatcaagaaacgaCAATTTATACAGATACATTAAATTTCGATTCCCTTTTGGACGAAACCAAAGAAAGAATTTCGTCAACGACGGTGCAGCTACAAGGTCGTTATATCCAATTGGGCACTCTACTAAGCGAACAAGCTTTGAGAACGATTCCAATGACAGTTCTGAGTGACTGGTCCAAGGACTGTTATCAACAGATAGTGATAGGAGAGTCGATTGAAACTTCTGAACTAGAGCCTATCATTTCACAAAATCTGCAAACTAAAAACGACACCAGCCTAGACCCGTTTGAAACAGATTTCGATTCTCTAGCAATTTTGTGTGGATTACCAGGTATGGGAAAAAGTACTTTGCTGAGACGGCTGGCCGTGAATTTCAGTAAAACTTACGACGACCATATCGTGTTGCTGGTGTATCTCAAGGAGTGCGTCGATTGGATCGATTGCTCATACGATTTAAAAGCTCTTATTCTTAGATTGATGGATATCAATTCGGATGAtaatattaagatattcataataCAACAAATGATAGATGATCGTCGAATAATTTTCCTAATTGATGGATTTGACGAAATTTGTTCCAGACAAGAAGAAAACGCGTTTTATATAATTAATTGGCTTGAACACGCCAACTTGCAGCTGGTATTGATCGCTACGCGGCCTCACAAATTGGAAATTTTGCAGCAACACCTCGAAAATTCAACAGTTTATCACTTTTCACCTTTTACAAAAGACAACCAGTTGCAATTTTTGCAGAAACGATTAAGCAACTTTTCTTCAAACGAATCACGAATAAATGAACTCATAAAAACGTTCAAGTCGCTGTTTAATGATGAAAGTTTTTTGGATGTTCCTCTACACGTTCAAATTGTTGCATCGATCTACGAGAACGATTTAGTCCACCACCCGATTCAACAGTGGAATGCAGCAGAGCTGTTGCAGAGATTTGTCGACAAAATCTTTGAAGTTTTTGCAGATAAGTTTTTTGATCGTTTCAGCCAAGCACATGAAATTGTCTTACAAACGCTAAAAAAAAGCTTCGAGGCGGATCATTCAGAATTAGCATTTTGTTTGGCCACAAATCAGACAGTTGACCATGACAATCTTACTGAACTGGAGCCATACGGATTACTTCGAATGGATAACGGAGCAATATCATTCATAaatgaaatgtttgaagaatttttcgcaGCTCAATATATAGTACGTCATCAGGCCAAACAATGCTACTTCAATGAGTACATGGTGGGACATTTCTGTAAAGCAGAAATCAATCGACTTGATTCCTTCTTGGAATACCACATAAGTAAAACGGATTGTCGTCAAGAACTGTTTGGAGCAATCGCTTCTTCCCGAAACATGAATCTCAAAGAACTTCGCAGTTTGCGACAGTACAAACTTCACTCTGACAAGATCAAACAGTGGCACATATTTTTTGTGGAATGTTGTACTCTCGAACAACAGCTGGAATACCTTCGAAGATGCTTGGCCAAAGCAGAGTTTTCCACATTCCAAGTAATCTACGAAAGCCTCCCTGACAGTCTAGTCCATGAAATATGCTTCAAAGTTGGTTCCACCGAAGATAACCCGTTTGTGGTAAATCTAGAAAATGCAAGCGAATGCGATTTTGTGCAGCTTTTGAAGATCTTCCACCATGAACACCCGAACGAAGTTGTGAGGAAGATTATAACAAACTTCGACTGCAATGAAGACGACTTTATAACCACGGCAATCAAGCGAGATTACCGATCAGTAATCGAACAGCTCTTCTGCATTGAGAACAATTTGTATGAAGAAAATGAGAGTGATCTTTTGCAAGTATACCTGGCGGGAAGGTGGCGCCAATATTTGAAACTAGCGGCTGAATATCGAAGAGCTACTCTATTGGAGCACTTGCTAGGTTTGATAGCGAATCGCTTCCACCCCAGAGTGATAAAAGATTTCCTGATCAGTCGTAATATACCCTTCGTGTTGATGGAAACGTTCAAAGGCGAACAAATGGATGAACAGGTAGTTACCCGAGTGCTAAAATTCATGGAGCAACATCTGAGCGATCATGATTTGTATGCTTTATTGCATCGAATTGAAGGCGAATTTGCCAAAAAGCTTAATGAACTGCAAAACCCGATTATAAGTGAATTGTTTCAATCATTGTGGAACCGGCGCGCTTGA
- the LOC23687683 gene encoding hypoxia up-regulated protein 1: MRRQNWFGGGSSCLLLATVAFLALLNPTNGAAVMSVDLGSEWMKIGVVSPGVPMEIALNKESKRKTPTTIAFRNGDRLIGEDAQTLGVRFPANNYGYLIDLLGKTVDHPMVQLYRKRFPYYDIIEDPTRKTVVFKNGDEQYTIEELIAQLLQVAKGYAEDSTGQSITECVIVVPGFFGQAERQALVSAAKLANLKVLQLINDYTAVGLNYGIFRRKEFNETAQYFVFYDMGAYKTTASVISYQLVKDKATKEILPVVQVLGVGYDRTLGGLEMQVRLRDYLGQQFNKMGKTKTDVFTNPRAMAKLFKEAGRLKNVLSANTEHYAQIEGLLDEQDFRLLVTRDQFEELCKDLFARITAPIDRALSLSGLTLDIVNQVVLFGGNTRVPKVQEILKAHIKQELAKNLNADEAACMGAVYRAADLATGFKVKKFVVKDAVLFPIQVAFAREGESGQSRLVRRTLFGAMNAYPQKKVITFNKHTDDFDFAVDYADLESVVGKAEIENLGSLNLTKVSLTKVAKKANAHKADNVESKGIKAHFMLDDSGLFSLANVELVFEKTVVEEDESTLQKLGNTISKLFSGDSKEDATTEGDKEAEKTSSEEKSNDATKAENSTLSGDSEAAKNKTEKPKIVTIKEEIPSRVEVLYISPLEGSQYEASIKKIKALNDIEESKKRRETALNALESFVIDAQVKLDEEEYSSCATQEEADSIRKHCSEVSEWLYEDGSDADAETYEKKLDELQTAANVVYARHWEHKERPEALSALKKMIEGADGFLDKARNFTKEGNPEKDVFTQVEIDTLERVIKETIEWEKVEVAEQKKIARNQPVRLTVKDITDKMALLDREVKYLVNKLKLWRPKVKPTPPPKVEKNTSKEEEQNTEEIVAEEEQVIEETPKQSEEEASEEPNVDEIKPSKTEESSEDDQHTEL; encoded by the exons ATGAGGCGACAAAATTGGTTTGGGGGAGGAAGCTCCTGTTTGCTGTTGGCCACGGTAGCCTTCCTCGCTTTGCTGAACCCGACCAATGGGGCTGCTGTCATGTCGGTGGATTTGGGCAGCGAGTGGATGAAGATTGGCGTCGTGTCGCCGGGAGTTCCGATGGAGATTGCCCTGAACAAGGAATCGAAGCGGAAAACGCCGACCACGATTGCGTTCCGGAATGGGGACCGGCTGATTGGGGAAGATGCCCAAACTCTGGGGGTTCGCTTCCCGGCCAACAACTACGGGTATCTGATCGATTTACTCGGCAAAACGGTCGATCATCCGATGGTGCAGCTGTACAG AAAACGTTTCCCATACTACGACATCATCGAGGACCCAACGCGCAAAACGGTCGTGTTCAAAAATGGAGACGAACAGTACACCATCGAAGAGCTGATCGCCCAGCTGCTCCAGGTTGCCAAAGGATATGCCGAGGATTCCACCGGCCAATCCATCACCGAGTGCGTAATCGTCGTGCCCGGATTCTTCGGACAAGCCGAACGCCAAGCGCTGGTTTCCGCTGCCAAGTTGGCGAACCTGAAGGTGCTGCAACTGATCAACGACTACACGGCCGTCGGTCTCAACTATGGCATCTTCCGGCGGAAGGAATTCAACGAAACTGCTCAATACTTTGTGTTTTACGATATGGGAGCGTACAAAACGACCGCATCAGTAATCAGTTACCAGCTGGTGAAGGACAAGGCCACGAAGGAAATTCTGCCGGTTGTGCAGGTTTTGGGAGTTGGTTACGATCGCACCCTCGGTGGGTTGGAAATGCAAGTTCGATTGAGGGATTACCTAGGTCAACAGTTCAACAAAATGGGCAAAACCAAAACCGATGTCTTCACGAACCCAAGAGCGATGGCGAAGCTATTCAAGGAAGCTGGCAGGTTGAAGAACGTGCTGAGTGCTAACACCGAACACTACGCTCAGATTGAGGGTCTACTGGACGAACAGGATTTCCGACTGCTGGTCACTCGGGATCAGTTCGAGGAGCTGTGCAAGGATTTGTTCGCAAGAATCACAGCACCCATCGACCGAGCCCTATCGCTGTCTGGGCTAACACTGGACATTGTCAACCAGGTTGTTCTGTTCGGTGGAAACACACGAGTTCCTAAAGTTCAGGAGATCTTGAAGGCGCACATCAAGCAGGAACTGGCGAAGAACTTGAATGCCGATGAAGCGGCCTGCATGGGTGCCGTCTACAGAGCAGCAGATTTGGCCACCGGTTTCAAGGTGAAAAAGTTCGTCGTCAAGGACGCAGTTCTTTTCCCAATTCAGGTCGCATTCGCTCGCGAAGGCGAAAGCGGTCAATCCCGATTAGTTCGAAGAACGTTGTTCGGAGCAATGAATGCCTATCCACAGAAGAAGGTAATCACTTTCAACAAGCATACTGACGATTTCGACTTTGCTGTTGATTACGCTGATTTGGAGTCCGTTGTTGGAAAGGCTGAGATTGAAAACTTGGGCTCGTTGAATCTTACCAAAGTGAGCCTGACGAAAGTGGCCAAGAAAGCAAATGCCCACAAAGCAGATAATGTTGAATCCAAAGGAATCAAGGCCCATTTCATGCTGGATGATTCTGGTTTGTTCTCATTAGCCAACGTTGAATTGGTTTTTGAGAAAACTGTGGTAGAAGAAGATGAGAGTACTCTGCAAAAGCTAGGCAACACTATAAGCAAGCTGTTCTCCGGAGATTCCAAAGAAGACGCCACCACTGAAGGAGATAAAGAAGCGGAGAAGACATCCAGCGAGGAAAAATCGAACGATGCCACCAAagctgaaaattcaactctATCAGGAGATAGCGAAGCAGCCAAGAACAAGACTGAAAAACCGAAGATCGTGACTATCAAAGAGGAAATCCCATCCCGTGTCGAGGTGCTGTACATTTCACCATTGGAAGGATCGCAATATGAAGCCTCGATCAAGAAAATCAAGGCCCTGAACGACATTGAAGAGTCGAAGAAGCGTCGCGAGACAGCTTTGAATGCTCTGGAAAGCTTTGTCATCGATGCCCAAGTCAAGCTGGACGAGGAAGAATATTCTTCGTGCGCCACTCAGGAGGAAGCCGACTCGATTCGGAAGCACTGCTCGGAAGTTTCCGAATGGTTGTACGAAGACGGATCGGACGCTGATGCCGAAACGTATGAAAAGAAGTTGGATGAGCTGCAAACTGCCGCAAATGTGGTTTATGCTCGGCATTGGGAGCACAAGGAACGGCCGGAAGCTTTGAGTGCCTTGAAGAAGATGATTGAAGGTGCCGATGGATTCTTGGATAAGGCACGTAACTTCACCAAGGAAGGAAACCCCGAAAAGGACGTATTTACCCAAGTAGAAATCGACACATTGGAGCGAGTGATCAAAGAAACAATCGAGTGGGAAAAAGTCGAAGTGGCTGAACAGAAAAAGATTGCTCGCAATCAACCCGTCCGCTTGACGGTCAAGGACATCACCGACAAGATGGCCCTGTTGGATCGTGAAGTTAAGTATTTAGTAAATAAATTGAAACTGTGGCGACCAAAGGTCAAGCCAACCCCGCCACCCAAGGTGGAAAAGAATACCAGTAAGGAAGAAGAGCAGAATACGGAAGAAATTGTAGCCGAGGAAGAACAGGTGATTGAAGAAACGCCAAAGCAAAGCGAAGAAGAGGCTAGTGAAGAGCCGAATGTTGATGAAATCAAACCCAGTAAAACTGAAGAGTCCAGCGAAGACGATCAGCATACCGAGCTATAA